The following are encoded in a window of Solidesulfovibrio magneticus RS-1 genomic DNA:
- a CDS encoding SDR family oxidoreductase, whose product MNDQPILVTGATGYVGGRLVPALLAAGHRVRAVARSLDKLACRPFAGHPNLELAQADIRDATAMRRAVDGCRAAYYLVHSMHSAKGDFAAADREAASTMAAVAHDAGLSRIIYLGGLGSEDDTLSHHLQSRHETARVLASGPVPVTHLRAAMILGSGSASFEIMRYLVDRLPFMITPRWVRNRCQPIAISDVLGYLVGCLAEPRTAGLTLDIGGPDVLSYGDIFAIYAEEAGLPKRLIVPVPLLTPRLSTYWLQLVTPLPRSLIVPLVEGLRNEVVCHDQRILELVPRQCLTIRQAVRLALDKIRQNAVETTCADAGDAAPPEWTACGDAPYAGGTIYECGYRATLGADADRVWKAVAGIGGDTGWYWGNALWRLRGFLDQLAGGVGLRRVTIRRETLAVGDPLDFWRVVALEPGRRLVLLAEMRTPGEALLELRLAPAGPGATELIVHSKFLPRGLAGLAYWYALLIPHNLVFAGLLRGMAQAMGAPTLSGPIRFTPTRPAACSLPRAR is encoded by the coding sequence ATGAACGACCAGCCCATCCTCGTCACCGGAGCCACCGGCTATGTCGGCGGACGCCTCGTGCCGGCCCTGCTCGCCGCCGGACATCGCGTGCGCGCCGTGGCCCGCTCCCTGGACAAGCTCGCCTGCCGTCCCTTCGCCGGCCACCCAAACCTCGAACTCGCCCAGGCCGACATCCGCGACGCCACGGCCATGCGCCGCGCCGTCGACGGCTGCCGCGCCGCCTACTACCTCGTCCACTCCATGCACTCGGCCAAGGGCGACTTCGCCGCCGCCGACCGGGAAGCGGCCAGCACCATGGCCGCCGTGGCCCACGACGCCGGCCTTTCCCGCATTATCTACCTCGGGGGCCTGGGCAGCGAGGACGATACGCTGAGCCACCACCTGCAGTCCCGGCACGAAACGGCCCGCGTCCTGGCTTCCGGCCCCGTGCCCGTCACCCACCTGCGCGCGGCCATGATCCTCGGGTCCGGCAGCGCCTCGTTTGAGATCATGCGCTATCTCGTGGACCGGCTCCCTTTCATGATCACCCCGCGCTGGGTGCGAAACCGCTGCCAGCCCATCGCCATCTCCGACGTCCTGGGCTATCTCGTGGGCTGTCTGGCCGAGCCGCGCACCGCCGGGCTGACCCTGGACATCGGCGGCCCGGACGTCCTGTCCTACGGCGACATCTTCGCCATCTACGCCGAGGAGGCCGGGCTGCCCAAGCGGCTCATCGTGCCCGTGCCACTGCTCACCCCGCGCCTTTCCACCTACTGGCTCCAGCTTGTGACCCCGCTGCCCCGCTCGCTCATCGTGCCCCTGGTCGAGGGGTTGCGCAACGAGGTCGTCTGCCATGACCAGCGCATTCTCGAGCTTGTGCCGCGTCAATGCCTGACCATCCGCCAAGCCGTGCGCCTGGCCCTGGACAAGATCCGCCAGAACGCCGTGGAAACGACGTGCGCCGACGCCGGCGACGCCGCGCCGCCGGAATGGACGGCCTGCGGCGACGCGCCCTATGCCGGCGGCACGATCTACGAATGCGGCTACAGGGCGACCCTGGGCGCGGACGCGGACCGGGTCTGGAAGGCCGTGGCCGGCATCGGCGGCGACACCGGCTGGTACTGGGGCAACGCCTTGTGGCGGCTGCGGGGTTTTCTCGACCAGTTGGCCGGCGGCGTGGGACTGCGGCGCGTGACCATCCGCCGGGAGACGCTGGCCGTGGGCGATCCCCTGGATTTCTGGCGCGTGGTGGCCCTGGAGCCCGGCCGGCGGCTGGTGCTTTTGGCCGAAATGCGCACCCCGGGCGAGGCGCTGCTTGAACTGCGTCTGGCCCCGGCCGGCCCGGGGGCCACGGAGCTGATCGTCCACTCCAAGTTCCTGCCCCGGGGACTGGCCGGGTTGGCTTATTGGTACGCCCTGCTCATCCCCCACAACCTCGTTTTCGCCGGACTGCTGCGCGGCATGGCCCAGGCCATGGGCGCGCCCACCCTGTCCGGCCCGATTCGCTTCACCCCGACCAGGCCAGCGGCCTGTTCCCTGCCGCGCGCCCGGTGA
- a CDS encoding methyl-accepting chemotaxis protein, with translation MWKNASITTKILFSIGIVLLTMVVPSAISLISQGKMIAGFGRLSDDNHLEQLLLEREIDHLKWVQSLSTFLINSNETELRIQADPTKCAFGKWYYGKERSDTEAIFPKSTSLLKDIEEPHKQLHASAVKIQEFRKAGEQDKLVNVFYNESVASLGRVQAILKEIREVVDSSVISEGKAIEQANESSKRNSLVVIVVAVLIAVAGGIATALSITRPLKNSVSFAVSIAAGNLSEHLNIEQKDEVGVLAVSLRKMVDNLKAKISEAESKTILAEEETKKAQVATKEAEEARRQADRAKREGMLDAANKLEAVVESITSASDQLNAQSIELSKNSDSQARRVTEAATAMEEMNSTIIEVAKNASQATLTSENAKNKALEGEKTVVDVIRHIDIVETQSSELKMHMNDLAKKADDIGKVMNVINDIADQTNLLALNAAIEAARAGDAGRGFAVVADEVRKLAEKTMTATKEVGSAIQGIQEGARINSQNVENSTKIIQETTALAANSGEVLKSIVTFIEASADQIRSIATASEEQSATSEEINRNISEVDNTISESAAMMHESVKAVDELARQAHALKQLIEELQTEGGGTQSRHLGHKARQAKN, from the coding sequence ATGTGGAAAAACGCGAGCATTACTACAAAAATTCTTTTTTCCATTGGAATAGTGCTCCTTACAATGGTCGTTCCGAGTGCTATATCACTGATAAGTCAAGGCAAAATGATCGCCGGGTTTGGCAGATTGTCGGATGATAATCATCTTGAGCAACTTCTTCTGGAAAGAGAAATCGATCACCTGAAATGGGTGCAATCGCTAAGCACTTTTTTGATAAATAGCAATGAGACTGAACTTAGGATACAGGCTGACCCAACAAAGTGTGCATTTGGTAAGTGGTATTACGGCAAGGAAAGAAGTGACACTGAGGCAATTTTCCCGAAATCTACTTCGCTGCTAAAAGATATTGAGGAGCCACACAAGCAACTTCATGCTTCTGCCGTTAAAATTCAAGAATTTCGGAAGGCTGGAGAACAAGATAAGCTTGTAAATGTGTTCTATAATGAAAGTGTTGCTAGTCTTGGGAGGGTTCAGGCAATATTAAAAGAAATTAGAGAAGTTGTTGACTCTAGCGTCATTAGTGAAGGCAAAGCAATTGAACAAGCAAATGAATCGTCTAAAAGAAATTCTCTAGTAGTTATTGTGGTTGCCGTATTGATCGCTGTTGCTGGCGGAATAGCAACCGCTCTATCAATAACGCGCCCCCTCAAAAATAGTGTGTCTTTTGCTGTAAGCATCGCAGCTGGTAACCTGAGCGAACATCTAAATATTGAACAGAAAGATGAAGTAGGAGTTCTCGCAGTAAGTCTCAGGAAAATGGTTGATAATCTTAAGGCCAAAATTTCTGAAGCTGAAAGTAAGACTATCCTCGCAGAGGAAGAGACGAAGAAGGCTCAAGTTGCCACCAAAGAAGCAGAAGAAGCGCGCCGTCAAGCTGATAGGGCAAAACGGGAAGGAATGTTGGATGCTGCAAATAAACTAGAAGCAGTGGTTGAATCTATTACATCAGCGTCTGATCAGCTGAATGCTCAGTCCATTGAACTTAGTAAAAACTCAGATTCTCAAGCTAGGCGTGTCACTGAAGCTGCAACTGCCATGGAAGAGATGAACTCTACCATTATTGAAGTTGCAAAAAATGCCAGCCAAGCTACATTGACGAGTGAAAATGCCAAAAATAAAGCCTTGGAAGGAGAAAAAACTGTAGTCGATGTTATAAGACATATTGATATTGTGGAGACTCAGTCGTCAGAACTAAAAATGCATATGAATGATCTTGCCAAGAAGGCTGATGATATTGGAAAGGTAATGAATGTGATAAATGATATTGCAGATCAAACCAATCTCCTGGCCCTGAATGCTGCAATTGAAGCAGCCCGCGCTGGCGACGCCGGAAGAGGATTTGCTGTCGTTGCCGATGAGGTGAGAAAACTTGCAGAAAAGACAATGACCGCCACCAAAGAAGTAGGTTCAGCTATTCAGGGGATTCAAGAGGGAGCCCGGATAAATTCACAAAATGTCGAGAACTCTACGAAAATTATCCAGGAAACTACCGCTCTTGCAGCCAATTCTGGTGAGGTGCTGAAATCAATTGTGACCTTTATCGAAGCATCAGCTGATCAAATTAGATCTATTGCAACTGCCTCGGAAGAGCAGTCAGCAACTAGTGAGGAAATTAACAGAAACATTTCTGAGGTCGATAACACCATTTCTGAGTCGGCTGCCATGATGCACGAATCAGTCAAGGCGGTAGATGAACTCGCCCGTCAGGCTCATGCTTTAAAGCAATTGATTGAGGAACTTCAAACGGAGGGGGGTGGTACCCAAAGTCGACATTTAGGACACAAAGCGAGGCAGGCCAAAAACTAG
- a CDS encoding GNAT family N-acetyltransferase, translated as MDRDALIVAHRLGDCEVPPDEDYAISLISPQDALGVARLTYSVYGDQHPFDYVYDPSEIAQRYASGTQHAVVAKSRQGHVLGMIGIYRCSPWPRLFELAQLMILKNQRSKGMARDLWLQAMERLPDMAQAGAIFGEAVCTHTFSQRMCETTGMIPCGIAMDAILAKAYSDDYRHGDRTSLVLTVKPMLFTPQTVHLPAAYRAAYVDFCARAGLDRQIEASSQATLPESSRVEIIDFEKAACIKVWVHEPGRDLERIVSDLERKAGDDGIVQAVFDLGRPDAPAGIAALNSRGYYFGGFMPYWFETDAVMLQRRRSPSSFQDLRLYGDSVQAVVALAERDQRRVTMRQAGWGEASKG; from the coding sequence ATGGACCGCGACGCCTTGATCGTGGCGCACCGCCTGGGAGACTGCGAGGTCCCCCCGGACGAGGATTATGCCATCTCCCTGATTTCGCCACAGGATGCGCTCGGTGTCGCCCGACTGACCTACAGCGTCTATGGCGACCAGCATCCCTTTGATTACGTTTACGATCCTTCCGAGATCGCCCAACGGTACGCCTCGGGAACCCAGCACGCCGTGGTGGCCAAATCCCGTCAGGGCCACGTGCTCGGCATGATCGGCATCTACCGATGCTCGCCCTGGCCGCGTCTGTTTGAACTTGCCCAGCTCATGATCCTCAAGAACCAGCGCAGCAAGGGCATGGCCCGCGATCTCTGGCTGCAGGCCATGGAACGGCTGCCAGACATGGCCCAGGCCGGGGCGATTTTCGGCGAGGCCGTGTGCACCCACACCTTTTCCCAGCGCATGTGCGAGACCACCGGCATGATTCCCTGCGGCATCGCCATGGACGCCATTTTGGCCAAAGCCTATTCGGACGACTACCGGCACGGGGACCGGACGTCCCTCGTGTTGACCGTCAAGCCCATGCTCTTCACCCCCCAGACCGTCCACCTGCCAGCCGCCTACCGCGCGGCCTACGTCGACTTTTGCGCCAGGGCCGGCCTGGACAGACAGATCGAGGCCAGTTCCCAGGCGACCTTGCCCGAATCGTCGCGGGTGGAGATCATCGATTTCGAGAAAGCCGCCTGCATCAAGGTCTGGGTTCACGAGCCGGGTCGCGATCTGGAAAGGATCGTGTCCGACCTGGAACGCAAGGCCGGAGACGACGGCATCGTCCAGGCGGTTTTCGATCTGGGGCGGCCGGATGCTCCAGCGGGAATAGCGGCGCTCAATTCGCGGGGCTATTATTTCGGCGGCTTCATGCCCTACTGGTTTGAGACGGACGCGGTCATGTTGCAACGTCGCAGGTCACCGTCGTCATTCCAGGATCTTCGGCTGTACGGGGACTCCGTCCAGGCCGTCGTCGCCCTGGCCGAACGCGATCAACGTCGCGTCACGATGCGCCAGGCGGGCTGGGGCGAGGCTTCAAAGGGATAG
- a CDS encoding GNAT family N-acetyltransferase: MSVPPVLTIRPAATADATALSRVFVTAIETKAREGYGPRERAAWAARGTPERFAAMLDDSRNTILAAWQGGRLCGLAGLTGFEVSLLYAAPDAPAGTGGALLAAVEALARERGLAGLELCASRNALSFYLRHGYAIITPAKRELTPQVSLPVCLMAKSLAP, from the coding sequence GTGAGCGTCCCGCCGGTCCTGACCATCCGGCCGGCTGCGACGGCCGACGCCACGGCCCTGTCCCGGGTCTTCGTGACCGCCATCGAGACCAAGGCCCGGGAAGGCTACGGCCCGCGCGAACGCGCCGCCTGGGCCGCCCGGGGCACGCCCGAGCGCTTCGCCGCCATGCTGGACGACAGCCGCAACACCATCCTTGCTGCCTGGCAAGGCGGCCGCCTGTGCGGTCTGGCCGGGCTCACCGGCTTCGAGGTCAGCCTGCTCTACGCCGCCCCGGACGCCCCGGCCGGAACCGGCGGGGCGCTTCTGGCCGCCGTTGAGGCCCTGGCTCGGGAACGGGGACTGGCCGGCCTGGAGTTGTGCGCCTCGCGCAACGCCCTGTCGTTTTACCTGCGCCACGGCTACGCCATCATCACGCCGGCCAAGCGGGAGCTGACGCCGCAGGTTTCCCTGCCCGTGTGCCTCATGGCCAAGTCCCTGGCCCCGTAG
- a CDS encoding CoA transferase: protein MDILRGIRVVNLALNLPGPLAANRLAHMGAEVIKVEPPAGDPMELYSTAWYREMAAGQELVRLDMKTPEGQARCGELLAGADLLITSNRPSVLTKLHVDWETLHPRFPKLCQVAIFGYPEPRGDVAGHDLTYQAALGLLYPPNLPRTLLADMAGAERAVSTALGLLFARERFGRSCFAKVVLSDAALEAAAPLRYGLTRPGGLFGGGSPEYNIYPAKDGFVAVAALEPRFRERLFAYLGGVSTAGELSTIFASRNADEWERLGEEVDIPIVKVLAAEGT, encoded by the coding sequence ATGGATATCTTGCGCGGCATACGGGTCGTCAATCTTGCCCTAAACCTCCCTGGACCCCTGGCGGCGAATCGCCTCGCCCACATGGGGGCAGAAGTGATCAAAGTCGAACCGCCAGCCGGCGATCCCATGGAACTCTACAGCACCGCATGGTACCGGGAAATGGCGGCAGGGCAGGAACTTGTCCGGCTGGACATGAAAACGCCGGAAGGGCAAGCGCGATGCGGCGAACTGCTCGCCGGAGCCGACCTGCTCATAACTTCCAACCGCCCATCGGTGCTCACCAAACTTCATGTCGACTGGGAAACACTGCATCCCAGGTTCCCGAAACTCTGTCAGGTGGCCATCTTTGGTTACCCGGAGCCTCGCGGCGACGTGGCCGGTCACGATCTTACCTATCAGGCTGCCCTGGGGCTTTTGTATCCGCCGAATCTGCCCCGCACGCTGCTGGCCGACATGGCTGGCGCGGAGCGGGCTGTTTCGACTGCGCTTGGGCTGTTGTTCGCGCGCGAGCGTTTTGGGCGAAGCTGCTTTGCGAAAGTGGTGCTGTCGGACGCCGCCTTAGAGGCGGCCGCCCCCTTGAGGTACGGGCTTACCCGTCCTGGCGGACTGTTCGGCGGCGGATCGCCGGAATACAACATCTATCCGGCGAAGGACGGCTTCGTCGCTGTTGCTGCCCTTGAGCCACGTTTTCGCGAGCGGCTGTTCGCCTATCTCGGCGGGGTGAGTACGGCCGGGGAACTCAGCACGATCTTCGCGTCCAGGAACGCTGACGAATGGGAACGACTCGGAGAAGAAGTCGACATTCCGATCGTCAAGGTCCTTGCTGCAGAGGGGACGTAA